One genomic region from Paroceanicella profunda encodes:
- a CDS encoding TRAP transporter small permease subunit has translation MDWISIAVGRLTMVLIAGMVLVMTYEIVLRYVFESSTLWATELSLWMAGFVFLFSGLYSMQQRAHIRIFVLYDLMPRSVQRICDLISTVLIVAFAIAIVWGGFNEARDKLLRWETFGTAFDPPIPATLKPLVLVIICLVAVQAVMNLICDWSKDKEFHNPADDLED, from the coding sequence ATGGACTGGATCAGCATTGCCGTGGGGCGCCTCACGATGGTGCTCATCGCCGGCATGGTCCTGGTGATGACCTACGAGATCGTGCTGCGCTACGTCTTCGAATCCTCCACGCTCTGGGCGACGGAGCTTTCCCTGTGGATGGCGGGCTTCGTGTTCCTGTTCTCCGGGCTCTATTCCATGCAGCAGCGCGCGCATATCCGCATCTTCGTGCTCTACGACCTGATGCCGCGCTCGGTGCAGCGCATCTGCGATCTCATCTCCACGGTGCTCATCGTCGCCTTCGCCATCGCCATCGTCTGGGGCGGGTTCAACGAGGCGCGCGACAAGCTGCTGCGCTGGGAGACCTTCGGCACCGCCTTCGACCCCCCGATCCCGGCGACGCTGAAGCCGCTGGTCCTCGTCATCATCTGCCTTGTCGCCGTCCAGGCGGTCATGAACCTGATCTGCGACTGGTCGAAGGACAAGGAATTCCACAACCCCGCAGACGACCTGGAAGATTGA
- a CDS encoding TRAP transporter large permease → MDTGTISLILLLALLATLAIGMPLGFASAFLAVAVMVMKFGPDLLFGNFGTGPLNILAQRVYGLLTDYVLISIPLFIFMANLLERSGIATAMYSSLNVWLSRTRGGIAIVTSIMAVIMAAMSGIIGGEVVLLGLIALPQMLRLGYNQNLAVGTICASGSLGTMIPPSIVLIMYGLITETSIRSLFTASFLPGFMLASFFIIYIIIRTQLRPQDAPLPDPVPGEPVGREKGLLFLDFLMMLVGGFGAALFLRAALFTVLGQNTITEGVDPIVLGMESDLLPLGIVTLVAVGVIALLGRERMATSWGMGKGLISPIIVIGVVLGSIYGGITGITEAAAMGAVAVFVIALVRGEASVGLVWDSLLRTVKATGTIIWVTIGATALAGAYTLAGGPTYVANLITGAEMPAMTIILVMMVIFLFMGAFMDWVGIVLLVMPVFLPIVLKLPVEQLGVFGTLSASNVSIWFGVLFCMNMQVSFLSPPFGPAAFYLKSVAPPEISLTDIFKGFLPFIGMQLLALGVLLVWPGIVEIFL, encoded by the coding sequence ATGGATACTGGTACCATCTCGCTCATCCTGCTGCTGGCGCTGCTCGCGACGCTGGCCATCGGGATGCCGCTCGGGTTCGCCTCGGCCTTCCTTGCCGTCGCCGTCATGGTGATGAAATTCGGGCCTGACCTGCTGTTCGGAAATTTCGGAACCGGGCCGCTGAACATCCTCGCCCAGCGCGTCTACGGGCTGCTGACCGACTATGTGCTGATCTCGATTCCGCTATTCATCTTCATGGCGAACCTGCTGGAACGCTCGGGCATCGCCACGGCGATGTATTCCTCGCTGAACGTCTGGCTGTCGCGCACCCGTGGCGGCATCGCCATCGTCACCTCCATCATGGCGGTGATCATGGCGGCCATGTCGGGCATCATCGGCGGCGAGGTCGTGCTGCTGGGCCTGATCGCGCTGCCGCAGATGCTGCGTCTGGGCTACAACCAGAACCTCGCGGTGGGCACCATCTGCGCCTCCGGCTCGCTGGGCACCATGATCCCGCCCTCGATCGTGCTCATCATGTACGGGCTGATCACCGAGACCTCGATCCGCTCGCTGTTCACCGCCTCCTTCCTGCCCGGCTTCATGCTGGCCTCGTTCTTCATCATCTACATCATCATCCGCACCCAGCTCCGCCCGCAGGACGCGCCGCTGCCCGACCCGGTTCCCGGTGAGCCGGTGGGCCGCGAGAAGGGGCTGCTGTTCCTCGACTTCCTGATGATGCTGGTGGGCGGCTTCGGCGCCGCGCTGTTCCTGCGCGCGGCCCTGTTCACCGTGCTGGGGCAGAACACCATCACCGAGGGCGTGGACCCGATCGTGCTGGGCATGGAGAGCGACCTGCTGCCGCTGGGCATCGTGACGCTGGTGGCCGTGGGCGTGATCGCCCTGCTGGGGCGCGAGCGCATGGCCACCTCCTGGGGCATGGGCAAGGGGCTCATCTCGCCGATCATCGTGATCGGCGTGGTGCTGGGCTCCATCTACGGCGGCATCACCGGCATCACGGAAGCCGCCGCCATGGGCGCCGTGGCGGTGTTCGTCATCGCGCTGGTGCGCGGCGAGGCCTCCGTCGGCCTGGTCTGGGACAGCCTGCTGCGCACGGTGAAGGCCACGGGCACCATCATCTGGGTGACCATCGGCGCCACGGCGCTGGCCGGGGCCTACACGCTGGCCGGCGGGCCCACCTATGTGGCCAACCTCATCACCGGCGCCGAGATGCCGGCGATGACCATCATCCTGGTGATGATGGTGATCTTCCTGTTCATGGGCGCGTTCATGGACTGGGTGGGCATCGTGCTGCTGGTGATGCCGGTGTTCCTGCCCATCGTGCTGAAGCTGCCGGTGGAGCAGCTGGGCGTGTTCGGCACCCTTTCGGCCAGCAACGTGTCGATCTGGTTCGGCGTGCTGTTCTGCATGAACATGCAGGTGAGCTTCCTCTCGCCCCCCTTCGGGCCGGCGGCGTTCTACCTGAAGTCGGTCGCGCCGCCCGAAATCTCGCTCACCGACATCTTCAAGGGGTTCCTGCCCTTTATCGGGATGCAGCTGCTCGCACTTGGTGTTCTGCTGGTGTGGCCGGGAATCGTCGAAATCTTCCTCTGA
- a CDS encoding Gfo/Idh/MocA family protein gives MGARPAILLIGQGAGLRHCAGLLARHESLRLAGLVATGGPAAVEGFARQADGAIIGDCADRPAVIAAAAAKGWPLLLAPPLPTSLEEADIEIAAAAGVPVLIGLERRHHAAVGAARSLIASGAVGTLTAIQAQWALRQPRSLFTDERRLVARGGPAFSALVEEIDLLRTLGGEIVEMTALSSAHARRGPVEDGFAVCGRFAGGGLFTLLASDAALTPWGWDAATGETPGVAATGHDCWQISGTEGALGFPSLRLWRFEGDGQADCARALSAIDLGARGETPAARQLAHFADMLETGATPAVGFAEARASLAAALQARGAAAAALRDAAAPGNDSGDAGDGPRGSGSAPRRVPT, from the coding sequence ATGGGGGCCCGGCCGGCCATCCTGCTGATCGGCCAGGGGGCCGGCCTGCGGCATTGCGCGGGCCTGCTGGCCCGGCATGAGAGCCTGCGGCTGGCGGGGCTGGTGGCCACCGGCGGGCCCGCGGCGGTCGAGGGGTTCGCCCGGCAGGCCGACGGCGCCATCATCGGCGACTGCGCGGACCGCCCCGCGGTCATCGCCGCCGCAGCGGCGAAGGGCTGGCCGCTGCTGCTGGCCCCGCCCCTGCCCACCTCGCTGGAAGAGGCCGATATCGAGATCGCCGCCGCCGCCGGCGTGCCGGTCCTCATCGGGCTGGAGCGACGGCACCACGCCGCGGTGGGCGCGGCGCGCAGCCTGATCGCCTCCGGCGCGGTCGGCACGCTCACCGCCATCCAGGCGCAATGGGCGCTGCGCCAGCCGCGCAGCCTGTTCACCGACGAGCGCCGGCTGGTGGCCCGCGGCGGGCCGGCCTTCTCGGCGCTGGTCGAAGAGATCGACCTGCTGCGCACCCTCGGCGGCGAGATCGTGGAGATGACCGCCCTCTCCTCCGCCCATGCCCGGCGCGGGCCGGTGGAGGACGGGTTCGCGGTCTGCGGCCGTTTCGCCGGCGGCGGGCTGTTCACCCTGCTCGCCTCGGACGCCGCCCTCACCCCCTGGGGCTGGGACGCGGCCACCGGCGAGACACCGGGCGTGGCCGCCACCGGGCATGACTGCTGGCAGATCTCGGGCACGGAGGGTGCGCTCGGCTTCCCCTCGCTGCGGCTCTGGCGCTTCGAAGGCGACGGCCAGGCGGATTGCGCGCGCGCGCTCTCGGCCATCGATCTCGGCGCGCGGGGGGAGACCCCGGCCGCCCGGCAACTGGCCCATTTCGCCGACATGCTGGAAACCGGCGCCACGCCCGCCGTGGGCTTCGCCGAGGCCCGCGCCAGCCTCGCCGCGGCACTGCAGGCCCGGGGCGCCGCCGCCGCGGCCCTGCGCGACGCCGCCGCGCCCGGAAACGATTCCGGCGATGCGGGCGACGGGCCGCGCGGCTCCGGCAGCGCGCCGAGACGGGTTCCGACATGA
- a CDS encoding UxaA family hydrolase: MADWVRLDAEDNVVTAIRPLAAGAAIEAGVETTGLVPRGHKIALLPIAKGAAVRKYAQVIGYASEDIPAGAHVHTHNLEFRNVDVEYEFGTDLRPVTLAAEPDTFMGYRRASGRVGTRNYIAVVTSVNCSATAAKRIAAHFTPEKLSQYPNVDGVVAFVHGTGCGMAGDGDGFEALNRVMWGYARHPNHAAVLMVGLGCEVNQIDWLLGLYGLEQGPLFQTMNIQDVAGLRRTIELGIEKIEKMLPLANDFTREPCPASELMVALQCGGSDAWSGITANPALGYACDLLAAQGATGVLAETPEIYGAEHLLTRRAASPEIGQKLIGLIRWWEDYTARNKGSMDNNPSPGNKKGGLTTILEKSLGAAAKGGTSPLNGVYKYGEPVTAKGFTFMDSPGYDPASVTGQIASGCNLVAFTTGRGSAFGAKPSPSIKIATNTEMYTRMVEDMDVNAGAILTEGRSVEEVGREIYDLLLRVASGEMSKSEAQGLGDNEFVPWLIGAVM, encoded by the coding sequence ATGGCTGACTGGGTCAGACTGGACGCCGAGGACAACGTGGTGACGGCCATCCGGCCGCTCGCCGCGGGTGCCGCGATCGAGGCCGGGGTGGAAACCACCGGCCTCGTGCCGCGGGGGCACAAGATCGCGCTGCTGCCCATCGCGAAGGGCGCCGCCGTGCGCAAATACGCCCAGGTCATCGGCTACGCGTCCGAGGACATCCCCGCCGGGGCACATGTCCACACCCACAATCTCGAATTCCGCAATGTCGATGTCGAATACGAGTTCGGCACCGACCTGCGCCCCGTCACCCTGGCGGCGGAGCCCGACACGTTCATGGGCTACCGCCGCGCCTCCGGCCGGGTGGGCACGCGCAACTACATTGCCGTTGTCACCTCGGTGAACTGCTCGGCCACCGCGGCCAAGCGGATCGCGGCGCATTTCACCCCGGAGAAGCTCAGCCAGTACCCGAATGTCGACGGCGTGGTGGCCTTCGTGCACGGCACCGGCTGCGGCATGGCCGGCGACGGTGACGGGTTCGAGGCGCTCAACCGGGTGATGTGGGGCTATGCCCGCCACCCGAACCATGCCGCGGTGCTGATGGTGGGCCTCGGCTGCGAGGTGAACCAGATCGACTGGTTGCTCGGCCTCTACGGGCTGGAGCAGGGCCCGCTGTTCCAGACCATGAACATCCAGGACGTGGCCGGCCTGCGCCGCACCATCGAGCTCGGCATCGAGAAGATCGAGAAGATGCTGCCGCTGGCCAATGACTTCACGCGCGAGCCCTGCCCGGCCTCCGAGCTGATGGTGGCGCTGCAGTGCGGCGGTTCCGACGCCTGGTCGGGCATCACCGCGAACCCCGCTTTGGGCTATGCCTGCGACCTGCTCGCCGCGCAGGGTGCGACCGGCGTGCTGGCCGAGACGCCGGAGATCTACGGCGCCGAGCACCTGCTCACCCGCCGTGCCGCGAGCCCCGAGATCGGCCAGAAGCTCATCGGCCTGATCAGGTGGTGGGAGGATTACACCGCCCGCAACAAGGGCTCGATGGACAACAACCCCTCGCCGGGCAACAAGAAGGGTGGCCTGACCACCATTCTGGAAAAGTCCCTCGGCGCGGCGGCGAAGGGCGGCACCTCGCCGCTCAACGGCGTCTACAAATACGGCGAGCCGGTGACGGCGAAGGGCTTCACCTTCATGGACAGCCCGGGCTACGACCCGGCCTCCGTCACCGGGCAGATCGCGAGCGGCTGCAACCTGGTGGCCTTCACCACCGGGCGCGGCTCGGCCTTCGGCGCCAAGCCCTCGCCCTCCATCAAGATCGCGACCAACACCGAGATGTACACCCGCATGGTCGAGGACATGGACGTGAACGCCGGCGCCATCCTCACCGAGGGCCGCTCGGTGGAGGAGGTGGGCCGCGAGATCTACGATCTGCTGCTGCGCGTCGCCTCGGGCGAGATGTCGAAATCCGAGGCCCAGGGGCTGGGGGACAACGAGTTCGTGCCCTGGCTGATCGGCGCGGTGATGTGA